From one Macellibacteroides fermentans genomic stretch:
- a CDS encoding efflux RND transporter periplasmic adaptor subunit translates to MKTYISFVTIIAVIFFTACNQGKEEHNEDSKGIHTQAEGESHNHSDDDGHDHAKGESNHTDEISFTKTQAEAVGLIVETVSPGAFQQVIKTSGQIQASQGDEATIVSTSNGIVSFSNRSITEGAAVRSGEAIVTVSAKNLLEGDPSTKVKIVYETAQKEFSRAEKLIKDNIISAKEYEQIRLRYETAKTAYEAQAANITSSGVRITSPISGFIKNRLVSQGDYVSVGQPIATVSQNKRLQLRAEVSENYYKSLKNIGGANFQTSYDNEVYKLSDLNGRLLSFGKASGGQSFYIPVTFEFDNIGDIISGSFVSVYLLSNPLENVISVPVSALTEEQGLNFVYLQLDEEGYKKQEVTLGQSNGDRVQVLSGLKAGDKVVTKGVYQVKLAAVSSIMPEGHSHSH, encoded by the coding sequence ATGAAAACGTATATATCATTTGTAACCATTATAGCCGTGATATTCTTCACGGCCTGTAATCAGGGAAAAGAAGAGCATAATGAAGATTCTAAAGGTATCCACACGCAAGCTGAGGGAGAAAGCCATAATCACTCTGACGATGACGGACACGATCATGCCAAAGGTGAGAGTAATCATACCGACGAAATTTCCTTTACCAAAACGCAAGCCGAGGCTGTTGGCTTAATTGTAGAGACAGTATCTCCGGGTGCATTTCAGCAGGTAATCAAAACAAGCGGACAAATACAAGCTTCGCAAGGTGATGAGGCCACGATAGTATCAACTTCCAACGGTATTGTATCTTTTTCCAATCGATCCATTACAGAAGGGGCAGCTGTTAGATCTGGTGAGGCTATTGTAACAGTTTCAGCAAAAAATCTGTTAGAAGGTGATCCTTCAACCAAAGTAAAAATTGTTTACGAAACCGCTCAAAAAGAGTTTTCACGTGCCGAAAAATTGATAAAAGATAATATCATTTCCGCTAAAGAATACGAACAAATCCGTTTACGTTATGAAACTGCCAAAACAGCTTATGAAGCACAGGCAGCTAATATCACCTCAAGTGGTGTACGGATTACATCACCTATAAGCGGTTTCATCAAGAATCGTTTGGTAAGCCAGGGTGACTATGTTTCGGTAGGTCAACCCATCGCTACTGTTTCGCAAAACAAACGCCTTCAATTGCGTGCGGAGGTATCAGAGAATTATTACAAATCACTGAAAAATATAGGTGGTGCTAATTTTCAGACATCATACGACAATGAGGTGTATAAGCTTTCTGACCTGAACGGACGTTTACTGTCGTTTGGTAAAGCATCAGGCGGACAATCATTCTATATCCCGGTAACGTTTGAATTTGATAATATAGGCGATATCATTTCGGGTTCATTCGTTTCGGTATATTTGCTTTCCAACCCTCTGGAGAATGTAATTTCTGTCCCGGTATCGGCTTTAACTGAAGAGCAGGGATTGAATTTCGTTTATCTGCAATTGGATGAAGAGGGGTATAAAAAACAAGAGGTAACTCTTGGGCAAAGCAACGGAGACAGAGTACAAGTGCTTTCCGGCCTAAAAGCGGGCGACAAGGTGGTAACCAAAGGTGTTTATCAAGTCAAATTAGCGGCCGTTTCGTCTATCATGCCAGAAGGACATAGTCACAGTCATTAA
- a CDS encoding RNA-directed DNA polymerase, with protein sequence MKLKEDSIKWAINHLLRESDTDLYPKPIEIDIIAEMKEDVVSACLNIDVSNYKWNSHRRFLIPKDEISYRLATQLNPIDNIVLLSIIHEYGQSIENRRIDNAISYRFSPNTNGALYSTNNSWYEFWNRCKRYCLIDGYKINNNHPYVLYCDISDFYNQIYHHIIENQLIESGFPNQAKKQIMSLLELVTAKMSRGIPIGPHATHLIAEMSLIPFDNTLKAKGYKFIRYVDDIVVFCDSELEAKSILYDIADTLDKQQRLVLQREKTKIYDIVDFFNHTQDMLLDNPINDKEKIILDVIRAYSGGNAYTRIKLSDITDEHLSVLSKDNVISLLEEYLDVKEPNFSRIRWFYRRLSQVGLPHAVEFSIDNIDSLIPALNDVCLYINSCAENYISDWKEVGENILNLLDHSSIANIEYFKITLLNLFVRNPKLNHTQNLIKRYKKATKEEQRKILLASANNVELSGWISTLKESYNTLDKWTQYAFLISTKILPKEERAFYLKGIKAGLNETNDIMESIIIKWSLAK encoded by the coding sequence ATGAAATTGAAAGAAGATTCTATCAAATGGGCAATAAATCATTTGTTGAGAGAAAGCGATACTGATTTATATCCTAAGCCCATAGAAATTGATATTATTGCAGAAATGAAAGAAGATGTTGTGTCTGCATGTCTCAATATTGATGTTTCAAATTATAAATGGAATAGTCATAGGAGATTCTTAATTCCTAAAGATGAGATTTCTTATCGATTAGCAACCCAATTGAATCCGATAGATAATATAGTTTTATTATCTATAATCCATGAATATGGACAAAGTATCGAAAATAGAAGAATTGATAATGCTATTAGCTACCGATTTTCACCAAATACGAATGGGGCTTTATATTCAACGAATAATTCTTGGTATGAATTTTGGAATAGATGTAAACGTTATTGCCTCATTGACGGATATAAAATAAATAATAACCATCCCTATGTTTTGTATTGTGATATTTCGGATTTTTACAATCAAATATATCATCATATAATTGAAAATCAATTGATAGAAAGCGGTTTTCCAAATCAAGCAAAGAAGCAAATTATGTCATTATTGGAGCTTGTTACTGCTAAAATGTCAAGAGGCATCCCGATTGGCCCCCATGCTACTCACTTAATAGCAGAAATGTCTTTAATTCCATTTGATAATACGCTTAAAGCTAAAGGATATAAATTCATCCGGTATGTTGATGATATTGTCGTTTTCTGTGATAGTGAATTAGAGGCTAAAAGTATTTTATATGATATTGCTGATACTTTAGACAAGCAGCAAAGACTTGTTTTGCAAAGAGAAAAAACTAAGATTTATGATATTGTTGATTTCTTTAATCATACCCAAGATATGCTTTTAGATAATCCTATCAATGATAAAGAAAAAATCATACTTGACGTAATTCGCGCTTATTCTGGAGGAAATGCCTATACTAGAATTAAGTTATCTGATATAACTGATGAACATTTATCTGTTTTATCAAAGGACAATGTCATATCTTTGCTTGAGGAATATTTGGATGTTAAAGAGCCAAATTTCAGTAGAATCCGTTGGTTTTATAGAAGATTAAGTCAGGTAGGGCTACCGCACGCTGTTGAGTTTTCAATTGATAATATTGATAGTTTAATCCCTGCGCTAAATGATGTTTGCTTATATATAAATTCTTGTGCAGAGAATTACATTTCCGACTGGAAAGAAGTAGGTGAGAATATATTAAATTTGTTGGATCATTCTTCGATTGCAAATATTGAATATTTCAAAATTACTTTATTGAATCTTTTTGTCCGAAACCCCAAACTAAACCATACTCAAAATTTGATAAAGCGATATAAAAAAGCAACGAAAGAGGAGCAACGAAAAATTTTGTTAGCAAGTGCGAATAATGTTGAACTGTCGGGTTGGATATCTACATTGAAGGAAAGCTATAATACTCTTGATAAATGGACTCAATATGCATTCTTAATATCAACGAAGATTCTGCCAAAAGAAGAGAGAGCCTTTTACCTAAAAGGCATTAAGGCGGGGCTAAATGAGACAAATGATATAATGGAAAGCATAATAATAAAATGGTCATTGGCTAAATAA
- a CDS encoding creatininase family protein, which produces MKRLFVILSGLFLALSASGQDLPAAWEELTSPDFVKATQKSEGVCIIPMGVIEKHGPHLPLGTDVFTARAISLKSASTEYCIVYPFYFAGQIFEAKQQPGTIAYSPELLYKMLDETCKEIARNGIKKILLVNGHGGNTNFLQYFCQSQLAEAKDYAVYLFTPSVDAATRTKITSMRKSTTGGHADEEESSVMMLIKPDLVKKEQATSQSGVDQNRLQLPNAYTAIWWYAKYPNHYAGDAKDADAELGKVIFDQRCKQLSEVIKAVKADKITHKLQNDFYQESASPQNTKVKP; this is translated from the coding sequence ATGAAACGACTGTTTGTTATTTTATCCGGCTTGTTTCTTGCGCTGTCTGCAAGTGGACAGGATTTGCCGGCTGCCTGGGAAGAACTTACCTCTCCTGATTTTGTTAAGGCGACTCAGAAATCCGAAGGTGTTTGTATAATTCCGATGGGGGTAATAGAGAAACATGGTCCGCATCTACCTTTGGGAACCGATGTGTTTACCGCAAGAGCTATAAGCTTAAAGTCGGCATCTACGGAATACTGCATCGTTTATCCTTTTTATTTTGCCGGACAAATATTTGAAGCCAAGCAACAACCCGGAACCATTGCATATAGTCCGGAACTGCTTTACAAGATGCTTGATGAAACCTGTAAAGAGATAGCCAGAAATGGTATTAAGAAGATACTCCTTGTAAATGGTCACGGCGGTAACACAAACTTTCTTCAATATTTCTGTCAGTCTCAGCTAGCAGAAGCAAAGGACTATGCAGTCTACCTTTTCACCCCTTCGGTTGATGCCGCAACCAGAACTAAAATAACTTCTATGCGTAAAAGTACTACCGGAGGACATGCAGATGAAGAAGAATCGAGTGTAATGATGCTAATTAAACCAGATCTGGTAAAAAAAGAGCAGGCTACCAGTCAGTCGGGCGTCGACCAGAATCGGTTACAATTACCTAATGCCTATACAGCTATCTGGTGGTATGCGAAATACCCCAATCATTATGCGGGAGATGCTAAAGATGCGGATGCAGAATTAGGAAAGGTGATCTTTGATCAGCGTTGTAAACAGCTTTCGGAAGTGATTAAAGCCGTTAAAGCCGACAAAATTACCCACAAGCTGCAGAACGATTTCTATCAAGAATCTGCTTCACCTCAAAACACAAAGGTAAAGCCGTAA
- the serC gene encoding 3-phosphoserine/phosphohydroxythreonine transaminase encodes MKKHNFYAGPSILSEYTIKNTAAAVENFAGTGLSILEVSHRSKEFVAVSDEARALIKELLDVPAGYEVLFLGGGASLQFCMVPFNLLNKKASYLDTGTWASNAIKEAKFFGNVEVVASSKDSNYSFIPKNFTVSPDSDYFHFTTNNTIFGTEMRYDPEVGCPLVADMSSDIFSRPIDVSKYDVIYAGAQKNLAPAGVTLAIVREGALGNVERPIPTMLDYRTHIKKESMFNTPPVLPIFAALQTLRWYKELGGVAALEKINLEKAAILYDEIDRNKLFKGTAAVEDRSIMNVCFVMNEEYQELEAEFNSFASAAGMVGIKGHRSVGGFRASIYNAMPKSSVEALVATMKEFEKLH; translated from the coding sequence ATGAAAAAGCACAATTTTTATGCTGGTCCCTCTATTCTGAGCGAGTACACAATCAAGAACACAGCCGCAGCTGTCGAAAATTTCGCCGGCACCGGGTTATCGATTCTTGAAGTCTCGCATAGAAGCAAAGAGTTTGTGGCCGTAAGCGACGAAGCACGTGCACTTATTAAAGAATTGTTAGATGTTCCGGCTGGCTACGAAGTTTTATTCCTGGGCGGCGGGGCAAGTTTACAGTTCTGTATGGTACCGTTTAACTTGTTAAACAAAAAAGCGTCTTATTTAGACACTGGCACCTGGGCATCAAATGCGATCAAAGAGGCTAAATTCTTTGGCAACGTAGAAGTTGTAGCCTCCTCGAAGGATTCAAATTACTCTTTTATTCCCAAAAACTTCACAGTTTCGCCGGATTCCGATTATTTTCACTTTACTACAAACAATACGATCTTTGGTACAGAGATGCGTTATGACCCGGAAGTTGGCTGTCCGCTGGTTGCAGACATGTCGTCGGACATATTCTCGCGTCCCATCGACGTTTCAAAATACGATGTCATTTATGCAGGCGCTCAGAAAAATCTGGCTCCGGCAGGTGTTACGTTGGCAATTGTTCGCGAAGGTGCCCTGGGCAATGTAGAGCGTCCGATTCCAACCATGCTTGATTACCGTACACATATCAAAAAAGAATCAATGTTTAACACTCCTCCTGTATTGCCTATTTTTGCAGCTTTGCAAACATTGAGATGGTATAAGGAATTGGGTGGTGTGGCAGCGCTCGAAAAGATTAATCTTGAGAAAGCAGCTATTCTTTATGATGAGATAGATCGTAACAAACTTTTCAAAGGAACTGCAGCTGTTGAAGACCGCTCGATCATGAACGTTTGTTTTGTTATGAATGAAGAATACCAGGAACTGGAAGCTGAGTTCAACTCGTTTGCATCGGCTGCCGGTATGGTAGGTATTAAAGGTCACCGTTCGGTTGGCGGTTTCAGAGCATCTATCTATAATGCAATGCCAAAAAGCAGTGTTGAGGCTTTGGTTGCCACAATGAAGGAATTTGAAAAACTTCACTAA
- a CDS encoding ATP-binding protein, whose protein sequence is MGTNINTDIEGIIRELNLSETDVLFPFFEAVVNSIQSIHEIQKMDNSVQGEVSIFIERDRQELNLFEKEGNYPIKSIKIVDNGIGFNSSNYHDGFLKAHSTKKQNLGGKGLGRFTMLSVFNSIKIKSIYKELSSDECLWLRSFELSRKNGLIPNDPVLAKTQKNTTEITLSDINDKFKQATAKYSQENIADNILEHCLLYYLGDKAPLIRVVEDDEAINLTQQFSPSDFVKHKIEDKILKYDFICYFVKNDKLKAHEYLLCAHNRKVRGKRIDKIFPIFTSKIVNEGEDCWLQIYVVSDYLDGKVNMSRNEIVFPKIQDDFENEDCSLKFDDEHRTVIVEKDIDTFVIKGLENKYQEIIEKRRNYLRCMVNNYMNSDDGLEYRTLNIDNDFLATIPDTADDKKLDDVLHEHQYKKRKEILKKRERLLKKDFSRRKDYQSLLSDVVSLITKEGNLKLGQYVAHRKTIIELLDKYLDWCEENNNYAEEATLHNLIFAMGGSHENTPYDSHNLWLLDDRLAFHRYIYSDKAVSKHKPKKGKTNSRLETDLVIYDVPYTYGEKTDYDEVASAVIFEFKRPDRPLTYDEFSKQMGTQIEAVNEGKVIDKNGKHVTTSESTPIFFYYVCDINAYNSLKSRAKIEGFRETPYKSLMRLVENIYVEIMTYQTLLVNSRRRNKAFFKKLGIE, encoded by the coding sequence ATGGGAACTAATATAAATACAGATATTGAAGGGATTATCAGGGAACTCAATCTGTCTGAGACAGATGTATTATTCCCATTTTTTGAAGCTGTTGTAAACTCAATACAATCTATTCATGAAATACAAAAAATGGATAATTCTGTACAAGGAGAAGTTTCTATTTTCATAGAAAGAGATAGGCAAGAATTAAATCTTTTCGAGAAAGAAGGAAATTATCCCATTAAGAGTATTAAAATTGTAGATAATGGAATTGGCTTTAATAGTTCAAATTATCATGATGGCTTTTTAAAGGCTCATTCTACCAAAAAGCAAAATCTTGGAGGGAAAGGATTGGGACGTTTTACAATGCTTTCAGTCTTCAATTCTATCAAGATTAAGAGCATTTACAAAGAATTGTCAAGCGATGAATGTTTATGGCTTAGATCATTTGAATTATCTCGTAAAAATGGATTAATTCCTAACGACCCAGTTTTAGCAAAAACTCAAAAAAATACTACCGAAATAACCCTTTCTGATATAAATGATAAATTTAAGCAAGCTACCGCAAAATATTCTCAAGAAAATATTGCAGATAACATTTTAGAGCATTGTTTATTATACTATTTAGGAGATAAAGCTCCTTTAATAAGAGTTGTTGAAGACGATGAAGCTATCAATCTCACCCAACAATTCAGTCCTTCTGATTTTGTGAAGCATAAAATTGAAGATAAGATCCTGAAATATGATTTTATTTGCTACTTTGTTAAAAATGACAAGCTAAAAGCTCATGAATATTTGTTATGTGCTCATAATAGGAAGGTAAGAGGTAAACGTATAGATAAAATATTTCCAATTTTCACCTCTAAAATTGTTAATGAAGGAGAGGATTGTTGGTTGCAGATATATGTCGTCTCGGATTATTTAGATGGGAAAGTTAATATGTCAAGAAATGAAATTGTTTTTCCTAAAATACAAGATGACTTTGAGAATGAAGACTGCTCTTTGAAATTTGACGATGAGCATAGAACAGTAATTGTCGAAAAGGATATTGATACTTTTGTAATTAAAGGATTGGAAAATAAATATCAAGAAATTATAGAGAAAAGAAGGAATTATTTACGTTGTATGGTAAATAACTATATGAACAGTGATGATGGATTGGAATATAGGACTTTGAATATTGACAATGACTTTCTTGCTACTATTCCAGATACGGCTGATGACAAGAAATTGGATGATGTTTTGCATGAACATCAGTATAAAAAAAGAAAAGAAATACTAAAGAAAAGAGAACGATTGTTGAAAAAAGATTTTAGTCGAAGGAAAGATTATCAATCATTATTAAGCGATGTTGTTTCTTTAATTACAAAAGAAGGCAATCTTAAATTGGGGCAATATGTTGCCCATAGAAAAACTATTATTGAATTATTAGACAAGTACTTAGATTGGTGTGAAGAGAATAATAATTATGCTGAAGAAGCAACATTGCATAATTTGATTTTTGCAATGGGAGGCTCACATGAAAATACACCTTATGATTCACATAATTTATGGCTGCTTGATGATAGATTAGCTTTTCATAGATATATTTATTCCGACAAAGCTGTAAGCAAACATAAGCCAAAGAAGGGAAAGACTAATAGCCGATTAGAAACTGATTTGGTTATATATGATGTTCCTTATACATATGGCGAAAAAACGGATTATGACGAAGTTGCATCTGCTGTTATTTTTGAATTTAAACGTCCTGACAGACCATTAACTTATGACGAGTTTAGCAAGCAAATGGGTACTCAGATAGAAGCTGTTAATGAAGGTAAAGTTATTGACAAGAATGGCAAGCATGTAACAACTTCCGAATCTACTCCTATATTCTTTTACTATGTTTGCGACATAAATGCCTATAACTCGCTGAAATCAAGGGCGAAAATAGAAGGATTTAGAGAAACTCCATATAAAAGCCTAATGAGACTTGTTGAAAATATATATGTTGAAATAATGACATATCAAACTCTATTAGTAAACTCTCGGAGAAGAAATAAAGCATTCTTTAAAAAATTGGGAATAGAATAA
- the rfbB gene encoding dTDP-glucose 4,6-dehydratase — translation MKTYLVTGAAGFIGANYVKYMLATYTDCKIVVLDLLTYAGNLGTIAGDIDGDRCEFVKGDICDKELADSLFDKYKFDYVVNFAAESHVDRSIENPQLFLKVNILGTQNLLDAARRAWVTGKDEQGYPTWREGVRFHQVSTDEVYGSLGAEGYFHETTPLDPRSPYSASKTSADLFVKAYFETFKMPVSITRCSNNYGPYHFPEKLIPLIIKNILEGKSLPVYGDGTNVRDWLYVEDHCKAIDAVVRRGRVGEVYNVGGHNEKQNIEIVKLTIDTIRQLMTEEPRYRKVLKKQELDANGEISVSWINYDLITFVKDRLGHDQRYAIDPTKISTELGWLPETSFEVGIVKTIRWYLENQSWVEEITGGDYLKYYEQMYHNR, via the coding sequence ATGAAAACTTACCTCGTTACCGGTGCTGCCGGATTTATTGGAGCTAACTATGTTAAGTATATGCTTGCAACTTATACCGATTGCAAGATTGTGGTGCTGGATTTACTTACCTATGCAGGAAACCTGGGTACGATTGCCGGAGATATTGATGGGGATCGTTGCGAATTTGTGAAAGGGGATATCTGCGACAAAGAATTGGCCGATAGCTTGTTTGACAAATATAAGTTTGATTACGTAGTGAATTTCGCCGCAGAGAGTCACGTTGACCGTAGCATCGAAAATCCGCAGCTTTTCCTGAAGGTAAATATTCTGGGAACTCAGAATCTGCTGGATGCAGCACGCCGTGCCTGGGTTACGGGCAAGGACGAACAGGGTTATCCTACCTGGCGTGAAGGGGTGAGATTCCATCAGGTGTCTACCGACGAGGTATATGGCAGTTTGGGTGCAGAAGGGTATTTCCATGAAACTACGCCTCTGGATCCCCGCAGTCCGTATAGTGCTTCTAAAACGAGTGCCGACTTGTTTGTAAAGGCTTATTTCGAAACGTTCAAAATGCCGGTGAGCATCACCCGCTGTTCAAATAACTACGGTCCTTATCATTTCCCCGAAAAATTGATTCCGCTCATTATAAAGAACATTCTGGAAGGCAAGTCTCTTCCGGTATATGGAGATGGTACCAATGTTCGCGACTGGTTGTATGTGGAAGATCATTGCAAGGCGATTGATGCGGTTGTACGCAGAGGTCGTGTGGGCGAAGTATATAATGTAGGCGGACATAACGAGAAGCAGAACATAGAAATCGTAAAGCTTACCATTGATACGATTCGCCAACTGATGACTGAGGAGCCTCGCTACCGTAAGGTGCTTAAGAAACAGGAGTTGGATGCAAACGGCGAAATCTCGGTAAGCTGGATAAACTACGACCTGATTACTTTTGTAAAAGATCGTTTGGGTCACGACCAGCGTTATGCCATCGATCCTACTAAAATAAGCACCGAACTGGGTTGGTTGCCTGAAACTTCCTTCGAAGTTGGCATTGTAAAGACGATCCGCTGGTATCTTGAAAATCAGTCGTGGGTTGAAGAAATTACCGGCGGCGATTACCTGAAGTACTACGAACAGATGTACCACAATCGCTGA
- a CDS encoding Fur family transcriptional regulator gives MNDKILKILENRNIKPTSNRMLVLKAMLNFDWAFTLADLENELISVDKSTISRTIHLFRHQQLIHSFDDGSGSVKYAVCNTECNCSLEELHAHFYCNYCKKAFCLNNIHIPQFDLPTDVEIEGVNLVIKGFCGKCSKIAT, from the coding sequence ATGAATGATAAAATATTGAAAATTCTTGAAAACAGGAATATTAAACCTACCTCCAATCGTATGCTGGTTTTAAAAGCCATGTTAAACTTTGATTGGGCATTTACCTTGGCTGATTTGGAAAATGAATTAATAAGCGTTGATAAATCTACTATTTCGCGTACCATTCATCTATTTCGTCATCAACAATTAATACATAGTTTTGATGATGGTTCGGGGTCTGTAAAATATGCTGTATGCAATACTGAATGTAATTGCAGCTTAGAGGAATTGCATGCACACTTTTATTGTAATTATTGTAAAAAAGCATTTTGTCTTAATAACATCCATATCCCACAATTCGATTTGCCAACGGATGTTGAAATTGAGGGTGTGAATCTGGTTATTAAAGGTTTTTGCGGAAAATGTAGTAAAATTGCAACTTAG
- the rfbC gene encoding dTDP-4-dehydrorhamnose 3,5-epimerase — translation MKYIETEIAGLWIIEPKVLSDSRGYFMESFKQEVFNQNVGKVDFIQENESGSSRGVLRGLHYQLAPYSQAKLVRVIEGTVLDVAVDLRKGSPTFGKYMAVELSGQNKRQFYIPQGFAHGFHVLSERAVFTYKVDNPYMPSHERSLRFDDPQIGIDWQITDPENVILSEKDKTAPLLAEADINYIY, via the coding sequence ATGAAATATATAGAGACAGAAATAGCAGGGTTGTGGATTATTGAGCCAAAAGTTCTTTCCGATTCGAGAGGTTACTTTATGGAATCGTTTAAACAGGAGGTTTTTAATCAGAATGTGGGGAAGGTAGACTTTATTCAGGAAAATGAATCAGGCTCTTCCCGTGGTGTGTTGCGTGGTTTGCATTATCAGCTGGCTCCTTACTCGCAGGCCAAACTGGTGCGGGTGATTGAGGGCACGGTACTTGATGTGGCGGTGGACTTACGGAAAGGGTCGCCCACTTTCGGAAAGTATATGGCTGTAGAGCTATCCGGACAAAACAAACGCCAGTTCTATATTCCGCAGGGGTTTGCCCACGGCTTTCATGTTCTTAGCGAAAGGGCTGTTTTTACCTATAAAGTGGATAATCCGTATATGCCGTCGCACGAACGTAGTCTGCGTTTTGATGATCCGCAGATTGGGATTGACTGGCAGATTACGGATCCGGAAAATGTTATCCTCTCTGAAAAAGATAAAACTGCACCGCTGCTGGCGGAAGCCGACATTAATTATATTTACTAA
- a CDS encoding replication-associated recombination protein A — translation MNQPLAERMRPRTLDDYVGQKHLVGQGAVLRKMIESGRIPSFILWGPPGVGKTTLAQIIASRLEAPFYTLSAISSGVKDVREVIDKAKSNRFFNTVSPILFIDEIHRFSKSQQDSLLHAVETGVVTLIGATTENPSFEVIRPLLSRCQVYVLKSLDKEDLLSLMHKAITEDILLKEKKFDIKETDALLRFSGGDARKLLNIIDLLVSANEDEVVEVTDEAVVERLQENPAAYDKGGEMHYDIISAFIKSIRGSDPDAAIYWLARMVAGGEDPEFIARRLVISAAEDIGLANPNALLLANACFDALKKIGWPEGRIILAETTVYLACSAKSNSAYLAIDEALALVNRTGNLPVPLHLRNAPTKLMSELNYGKEYKYAHDYEGHFVKQAYLPHEVENERLWIGQSNASESKLIQYMKSLWGDRF, via the coding sequence ATGAATCAACCGTTGGCAGAACGTATGCGACCCAGAACGTTGGACGACTATGTGGGACAAAAACACTTGGTCGGACAAGGTGCGGTATTGCGTAAAATGATTGAATCCGGACGTATTCCGTCATTTATTCTTTGGGGTCCGCCGGGTGTGGGGAAGACAACCCTGGCTCAGATTATCGCTTCGCGCCTGGAAGCTCCTTTTTATACGTTAAGTGCCATCAGTTCTGGTGTAAAGGATGTACGCGAGGTAATCGACAAGGCTAAAAGCAACCGGTTTTTCAATACGGTATCGCCCATTCTGTTTATCGACGAGATTCACAGATTCAGCAAGTCTCAGCAGGATTCGCTGCTTCACGCGGTAGAAACCGGTGTGGTTACCCTGATAGGTGCCACTACCGAAAATCCCTCCTTCGAAGTGATTCGTCCCCTGCTCTCGCGCTGCCAGGTTTATGTGCTCAAGTCGTTGGATAAGGAAGATCTCCTTTCTCTGATGCACAAGGCAATCACAGAGGATATACTATTGAAGGAGAAGAAATTTGATATAAAGGAGACGGATGCCTTACTTCGTTTTTCCGGAGGAGACGCCCGTAAACTACTTAATATAATAGATTTGCTGGTTTCGGCCAATGAGGATGAAGTGGTTGAGGTGACCGACGAGGCTGTGGTTGAAAGGCTGCAGGAAAATCCGGCGGCGTACGACAAAGGCGGCGAAATGCATTACGATATTATTTCAGCATTTATTAAGTCGATCCGGGGTAGCGACCCCGATGCTGCCATTTACTGGCTTGCCCGCATGGTTGCCGGTGGCGAAGATCCTGAATTTATTGCCCGCCGGTTGGTTATATCGGCTGCGGAAGACATCGGACTGGCAAATCCAAATGCCTTATTACTGGCAAATGCATGTTTTGATGCACTTAAGAAGATAGGATGGCCCGAAGGTCGGATTATTCTGGCCGAAACAACGGTCTACCTTGCCTGCAGTGCAAAAAGCAATTCGGCCTATCTGGCCATAGACGAGGCCCTGGCTCTTGTAAATCGTACGGGCAACCTGCCTGTGCCCCTTCATCTGCGCAATGCCCCCACCAAGCTGATGTCCGAATTGAATTACGGGAAAGAGTACAAATATGCCCACGATTACGAAGGTCACTTCGTAAAACAGGCCTATCTTCCCCACGAAGTAGAGAACGAAAGGCTTTGGATTGGCCAGTCAAATGCGTCGGAAAGCAAACTTATCCAATATATGAAAAGCTTATGGGGAGACAGGTTTTAG